The nucleotide sequence TATGGCATACGTTGTTGGATGATCCTTCTTCTTACGTAGAATCTTCTGCAACTGCAGGATTTGCTTACGGTATTTTGAAAGCGGTCCATAAACGTTATTTACCACAAGAATATAAAGAAGTCGCTTATCGTGCTATCCAAGGATTGCTTGAACAAATCGATGAAAAAGGAGAAGTTCAAAACGTTTCAATCGGGACAGGAATGGGGGACAGTTTAGATTTTTATCGGAATATCGGAATCACAGCAATGCCTTATGGACAGTCGTTAACGGTGCTTTGTTTGACAGAATTGCTCGTCTCTTATTGTTAAAAGAAAGGAAACCCATATGAAAAAAACATCACTGCTGTTTGCAGCAAGTTCGCTTAGCCTAGGTCTGCTAGGTCTAAGCGGCTGCGGAAATAATTCTAGTGTGGCAACTGTCGCAGATGCAGACGTAAATGAGATAGTTACCTTGCGCTTTGCTTATGCAAGCAACAGCCAGCCAGTAATTGATGCAATGAATGAATTTGGGCGTTTAGTAAAAGAAAAAACAGATGGTTCCGTACAGATCCAGTATTTCCCAGATGGACAACTGGGTGGAGAACGTGAACTGATCGAATTGACACAGTCAGGAGCAGTAGATTTCACAAAAGTAAGTGCCTCAGCGTTGGAAAGTTTCTCTAAAGATTATTCGATTTTTTCAGTTCCTTATCTATTCAATGATGAAGAACATTTCTTTAAGGTGATGGATAATGAAGAAATAATGGAGCCAATCTACCAATCGACCAAAAATTTAGGATTTACCGGATTGACCTATTATGATTCTGGTCAGCGCAGCTTTTATATGGTAGACGGTCCGATCCATACGCCGGAAGATTTGAAGGGAAAGAAGATCCGTGTGATGCAAAGCGAAACCGCTATCAAAATGGTAGAGCTTTTAGGCGGTTCGCCCGTACCTATGGGAAGTGATGAAGTGTACACGTCTCTTCAATCCAATTTGATCAACGGATCAGAAAACAATGAATTTGTCTTGTATACAGCTGGACATGGTGGTGTGGCTAAATACTATTCCTATGATGAGCATACACGTGTGCCAGATATCATCATCATGAATGATGCCATCAAAGAACAGCTAACTGATGAGCAGGAAAAAGCCATTGAAGAAGCAGCGAAAGAATCAACGGTTTTTGAAATTGAAGCTTTTGCAAAAGCAATTGAAGAAGAAAAAGCTTTAGCACAAGAAGAACATGGAGTCCAATTCAATGATGTAGATAATACACCGTTTCGAGAGGCAGTTGCCCCACTTCATGATATATTCAAAAACGATCCTACCTACAAAGACCTTTATCAAAAGATCCAAGAGCAAGGAGCGTAGCTGTGATGAAAATGATTTTAAACAAGGTATTAGAGATCCTGGGAGCTGTTTTGCTTGTTGGGATGGTCGCTGTTGTTTTATGGCAAGTATTTTCCAGAACGGTTTTAGGAAATCCAAATACGGTCACGGAAGAGCTTGTTCGATTCGGTCTTGTCTGGTTTGCCATGTTGTCTTCCGCGTATGTTGTGGGACAAAAAGCACATTTAGCCGTAACGGTTTTAAGTGAAAAATTAACTGGCAAAAAAAGTAAAATTTTAGAAGTTGTTGTTCAAAGTTTATTTCTGGTATTTGCTGCGATGATCATGGTGTATGGCGGATGGAATGCTGTCACATTGACAATGGGGCAGATCTCGCCTTCTTTAAGTATTCCTATGGGATATGTTTATCTGTCAGTACCTGTATCGGGGGTACTCATCATTATCTATAGCCTGATCAATCTAATCGATACATTAAGCAACAAGCCAGCAATTCAAGAAAAAATATAAAAATGGAGGAATAAAATGGCAATAGAAGCCGGATTAGTGTTATTTTTTGTATTTGTTGTGTTGCTTGTATTAGGGATGCCGATTGCTATAAGTATTGCATTCTCATCGATGATGACTTTATTGTTAGTTATACCGTTTGATGTTTCTGCTTTTAGTTCAGCTCAAAAAATGGTGGGAAGTATCAATAGTTTTTCGCTGATCGCTATTCCGTTTTTCGTTCTCTCGGGCATTATCATGAATAATGGAGGGATAGCTAAGAAACTAGTGGATTTTGCGATGTTGTTCGTCGGGCGCGTGCCGGGGGCTTTGGCTCATACGAATGTGTTAGGGAATGCTTTATTTGGTTCCATCTCTAGCTCGGCCATTGCCGCTTCTACCGCGATTGGCGGAGTGTTGATCCCTCAGCAAGTGGAAGAAGGATATGACCGGAAGTTTGCGACAGCGGTCAATATCGCGTCAGCTCCGACAGGTATGGTCATTCCTCCAAGTACTGCTTTTATCATGTATTCACTTGTTGCTGGTGGTGCTTCGATCTCTGCTTTGTTTATGGGAGGTTATCTCGTAGGCGCTTTGTGGGCGCTAGGAATCATGCTAGTAGCATTCATCGTTGCTAAAAAGAATAAATACCCTGTTGTCGAAAAAGGACAGATGGCTCATGCTGGAAAAATAATAAAAGAGGCGATTCCTAGCCTTCTATTGATTGTCATCATTATCGGTGGTATCTTGACGGGGATATTTACAGCAGTAGAAGCTTCAGCGATAGCTGTCATTTACTCCCTGTTGATTGCTATGTTTTACTATAAAACGGTAAAACTAAAAGATATACCTAATATGTTGTTTCAATCAGTAGCAATGTCAGGGACGATCATGTTCTTATTGGCTACTTCTTCCATGATGTCTTTCGCCATGGCGTTTACCGGTATTCCTCAGGCAATTAGTTCGTTGATTATGGGCGTAACGGATAATAAATTTATTATTCTGTTATTAGTCAATCTTGTGTTATTACTGGTGGGTATGTTTATGGATGTGGCGCCTGCTATCTTGATTTTTACACCAATATTTTTACCAATCGTCACAAGTGTAGGGGTTGATCCTGTACATTACGGGTTGTTTTCAATCATGAATCTGTGTGTAGGCTCCATCACGCCGCCAGTAGGTACAGGACTATATGTCGGTGCAAGTGTAGGAGGCGTAAAAGCAGAGGCAATGCTGAAACCGCTTCTTCCTTTTTATGGGGTTATCTTAGTCGTCTTGTTTTTGATTACTTACTTCCCGCAAATCGTCATGTGGCTACCCAATATGCTGAGTTAGGAGAATAGTTATGTTGAACATTACAATTAGAGGACATGATCTTTCCGAAGTCCAAACGATAGAAGATCTTGCAGAAAAAACAAAAGAACAAGGGATTCATACACTGCAGCTCGCCTTAGGTCTTTCGTTTCCTGAAATACCTTCTGGCGCAAATGAGATCAATTCTGGGATGGGAAATTATGTCAAACGAGTTTTAGAAAAGCAAGAAGTGACCGTAGGAATTTTAAGTTGCTATATCAATATGATTCATCCAGATTTAACGATACGAGAAGAGTTGCTGACAAAGTTCGAGCAGTATCTTCGCTATGCTTCTTCCTTTGGTGCGTCGATGGTTCCTTCGGAAACTGGATGTGTTTTGCCGGAAATCCAATATACGGAAGAAAATTTCACAGATGAAGCATTTGCTGAAGCTGTGTCCGTTATCCGTCGCTTGGTAAAAGCTGGAGAAAAATACCAAATGATGGTGGGGATAGAACCAGGTTTGAATCATCCGGTGTATTCTTTAGCAAGGGTAGAGCAGCTGATCCAAGCAGTAGATTCGGACTATCTAGGAATCATTTTAGATCCGACCAATTTGATCACAAGTAGTGATTATCAAGAACAAGTCCAATTGGTAGAAGAAGCTTTTGAACGTTTTGGTGAAAAGATATGTGCGGTTCATTTGAAAGATTTTCGTGTCGAACAGGAAAAAATCGTGCCGGTAAATTTGGGAGACGGTGTGATCGAGTACACAAAAATCAAAGAAATCATCATGAAGAATCGTCCGTACCTGTATGTGGTTCTTGAAGAAACAAAAGATGATGGGATTCGTTATGGAAGAAGTCTTCTTGAATAATGTAAAGAAGACGTTGGTTAACTAATATTTAGAATGGAGGGGGCGGGGCTAGAAGATGCCACGTCTCTTCTTTTTTATAAGAGTATATAAAAGCAGCTCTTTTTGATTACAAAAAACGTGGTATAATAAAATTGTGCATAAGTGAACAAAAGGAGGTGCGGCACATGCTCCAAAAGAAAATCAGCGGTGAACAAGTCAATACGATGGTTTCTGATCAGTATGAAATCTATCATGTCAAAGATGTCGTCAGCCAAAATAAAACGATCTATCATCATCATGATTTCTATGAGATCCATGCTACATTAAAGGGAGAAGCGACTTTTTATTTGAACGGACGACAATTTACGATCAAAGCAGGAAGTGTGCTGCTCATCCATTCCAATGATTTGCATCGTATCGTCCGCCAATCTTCAGATGTATTCGAGCGTGTCTATATCTTTGTCACCCCTTCTTTTCTAGAAAGTCGTTCCACGCCATGGTCTAATCTATCGGCTTGTTTTCAACCAATGGGAGAGAAGAGGAGTCGTGTATTGCAAATAGAACAGGAAGTATTGAAGCAAAAATTATCATTTATCGACCATCCTCCTGATAAAAAAATTTACGGTGAAGACATAAAATATGAACAAGCTCTGGTAGAATACTTGATTTTTCTCAATCAAGTTGTACAAAAAGAAGAGAGTGCGCAAGAACAGAATGCTGTAGTTCCTAATGAGCGTGTGGAACAAATGTTACAATATATCTCAAAAAATTTATCTCATCCGCTTTCTTTAGAGGAAATGGAAAAGCAGTTTTTTGTCAGCAAATACCATATCACACGAGAATTTAAAAAGTACACTGGATTTACGTTTCATCAGTATGTAATGAAGAAAAAGCTGATCTATGCCAAGCACTTGTTGCGAGAATACCGCAGCTCTAGTGCTGTATATAGTAAAAGTGGTTTTTCTTCTTATCCGCATTTTCTGAAAGCATTCAAGAGAGAGTTCGGCATAACGCCTAAAGAATTTTTGAAACGTGATACACAGAAACAGTTGGTTCATTATGAACATTTTGAAGATGAACAATGAGAATGATCACTAAAAAATAACCGCAGTAGCTGCTGTTGTTTACATAGAAGCAGAAACTGCGGTTATTTTATTTTTATCTATATATTTCAAAATATTTTGAAAAAATGACGTACATATTATATGAATCAGCTGAATTTACGAAAGTCTCTCGGCGATAGTCCTGTTTTTGCTTTGAACAGGCGGCTAAAGTAAGCAAAATTCTCAATCCCTATTTCTTCGGAAATCATTCGAACCGTAAATTCTGTATACCGAAGAAGGTCTTTAGCGTAAGAAAGTTTTTTGCTGATCAAATAATCGATTGGTGGAGAACCGATAAATTTGGAAAAATCTTTGCTCAGCTGATATTTATTCAATAAGAATTGTTGTTCTAATTGATCAAGTGTAATCGTTTCTTTGAAATGTTCGTCTAAGTATTGCTTCAGTTTGTAAACGTAGGCGGGAATATCCTCTTCTTCGAAATCTAGCTGATACTTTTGCAAAATCAGTTCATTCAGCAACTCGTGGATAGCTACAGAGGACTGGAAATCGGTACGGGCATTCGTGCCTTGTTGCATGTGGATCAATTCTGTGATCAAATGGTGGATCTTGTTTTCTGATGGATCCCCTGTTGAATGGAAGGTGTTATGGCCGTCTTTTGTGAACTCCTGATAAAATGATTGGACGTTCTGACCATTCAAATGGATCCAATCCATTTCCCATGGTTCTTCGCTGATCGTTTGATAACGCTGATATTCTTGGCAGTCAATAAAAAATAAGTCTCCAGCTTTTAGCTGTTGCTGATTATCATTATATGTAAGCGAACCTTTGCCAGACAAAGTAAACTTTATCAAGTAAGAAGGTAAATGTGCTCGTTCAGTATAGTAAGGGATTGGTGCTTTGAAGTAACCGATTTCTTGGATATAAAAAAATAAATTCCTGCTTCTTTGTGTAGGCGTCAAGATCACTCTTTTTGAGTCTTCCGACCATGAGTGGTTGGCTTTTTCCCAGTAATCCATGTAAACACTCCCAACTTGTCAAGATAATGCAATTATATACCAAAATAGTGTGAAGCAAAATATAAGATTCTGTATTATGATAGCATTGTTAATAAATGATAACGCTTTATTAATAAAGTGCTAATCAACAATAAAGTAAAAGAGGTGGAGAAATGAATCCAACATTTGTTGCCATCGATATCGGTGCATCAAGCGGACGACTAATGAAAAGTACGAGGGATGCAAAAGGTTCTTTGATCTTGGAAGAAGTACACCGGTTCAAAAACGGCTTTCGGAACAAAGACGGTCACGATCGCTGGAAGATCGATTATCTTATCAAAGAGATTTTGATTGGATTTGAAAAATTAAAGCAGACAGGAATTGATCGCCTTTTTGCGGGGATCGATACATGGGCAGTCGATTACTGTCTGATTGATGAACAAGGGGATCGGATAAATGATCCGATTGCTTATCGGGACAAGCGTACCAATGGAGCAGTAGAACAGTTTTCTGAAATCTATTCTCTAGATAAGTTGTATGAGCAGACAGGGATTCAGATCCAGCCTTTCAATACCTTGTTCCAATTGTTTGCTGAAGAAAAAGAAAATTTGGCAAAAGCACATAAATTGTTACTGATACCTGATTATTTAGGGTATGTCTTTACTGGTAACATGGTGACGGAGAAAACTAATGCATCTACTATGCAGCTGCTGAATGCAGGGACAAAAGAATGGGAAATAGAACTTCTTGAAAAAATCGGTGTCTCGAAGGAATTATTTCCACCATTGACAGAGCCGGGAACGATACTAGGAGATCTGCAAAAAGAACAATTTTCAAAATATGATTTGCCAGATGTGACCTTTATCACAGTAGCAAGTCATGATACGGCGTCAGCTGTATTAGGAACGCCAGGTCAAGGAGAACGTTGGGGTTATATCAGCAGTGGGACATGGTCGCTTTTAGGGATTGAAACAAAGATCGCCAATGTTTCTCGCAATGCTTTTTCTGAAAATTATACGAATGAATGGGGTGCCCATAACACGGTGCGTTTTTTGAAAAACATCATGGGGATGTGGTTGATCCAGGAAGTTGCCCGAATGCAAGAGTACGAGTACAGTTATGCGGAATTGGCAGAGCTTGCTGCAAAAGAAAAACCGCTGCAGCAAGTGATGGAAATCAATGACCCTCGATTTTTGAATCCCCCAAATATGATAGAAGAGATTCAGCAATACTGTTTTGAAACAGAGCAGCCAGTCCCTGTCTCATCGGGAGCTATCGCTCGTTGTGTGTATGATAATCTTGCTCTTTGTTACGCACAAGAGCTGATCAAAGTAGAACACTTAACTGGAACGAAATTGGAAAAGCTGCACATCGTAGGGGGCGGATCGAATAATCGTCTACTGAATCAATTGACAGCAGATTATGCCGGAATCATTGTAGAAGCAGGACCTAGTGAAGCCACAGCAATCGGGAATGTTGCCATGCAAATGCTCAGTACAGGTCAGTTTTCGAATATAGAACAAGCAAGAAATGTAATCAAACAGTCGTTTCCATGTGAAACTTTTTACCCAGATGAAAATAAGCAAAACACGATGGAATGGTACGTGAATAAAATCAAAGGAGTAATCGTATGAACACGATTGAAAGAAATTACGAACAAGCAAAAGAAAAATATGCAACTATCGGTGTAGATACAGATGCTGTACTAGAAAAGATACAGGACATCAAAATTTCTATGCATTGCTGGCAAGGAGATGATGTCAAAGGTTTCTTGACACCGGATGGCGAATTGACCGGTGGAATCATGGCGACAGGGAATTTTCCAGGAGCCGCACGAACACCTGAAGAGCTTAGACAAGATCTGGAGAAGGCTTATTCGTTGATACCGGGCAAACACAAATTGAACCTTCATGCTATCTATTTGGATACAGAAGAATCTGTCGATCTAAATGAAATTGAGCCGAAACATTTTGAAAAATGGGTAGAGTGGGCAAAAAAAGAAGAAATCGGTCTTGACTTCAATCCGACTTTCTTTTCGCATCCAATGATGAAAGACGGCTTTACATTGGCTCATCCAGATAAAGAAGTTCGTGAATACTGGATCGAACACGGGAAAAGAAGCCGCAAAATCGCGGAGTACTTTGGGAAAGAAACTGGGCAAACAAGTATCAATAACTTTTGGGTACCTGATGGGATGAAAGATAATCCGATTGATCGTTTTACCCCACGGGAACGTTTAATGGAATCACTCGATGAAATTTTTACAGAAGAGTTAGATGAACGGTATGTACAAGATGCAGTAGAAAGCAAACTATTTGGTTTAGGCGCTGAAGCTTATACAGTCGGTTCCCATGAATTTTATATGGGTTACGGGTTGACTCGTGACAAACTTGTTTGTCTAGATGCTGGACATTTTCATCCAACAGAAGTGATTTCCAATAAATTATCTTCATTAGCTTTATTCAGCAAAGGAATCATGTTGCATGTTTCCCGTCCAGTGCGTTGGGATTCAGACCATGTGGTTTTGATGGATGATGAATTGCAGGAAATCGCTAAAGAATTAGTCCGTAACGAATTGTTGGAAAAAACAAATATCGGTCTGGATTTCTTTGATGCAACGATCAACCGTATCGCTGCTTGGGTCATCGGTACGAGAAATACACAAAAAGCACTGCTGAAAGCTATGCTGGAACCAGTTGAGCGATTGAAAGAAATGGAGCTGGCTTTTGACTTTACTTCAAGAATGGCTTATACGGAAGAATTGAAAGATTTCCCGTATGCCGATGTATGGAATTATTTCTGTTACAAAAATCAAGTTCCAGTTGGTTTGGATTGGCTGGAAGAAGTCCAGGAATATCAAAAAGACGTGTTGGAATTAAGAAAATAGGAGTGTGGCTATATTGAAAAAAATAGATATTTTACAAGCGCCTTATGTGAAAGAAATGATCGAAACGACGTCGAATCTTTATCGCTTGGGATGGGATGAAAGAAATGGCGGGAATATTTCTTATTTACTAAAAGAAGAAGAGATCACACCGTTCTTGGATCCTGAAAAAGTGATCCGCCGCATCTCGATGATTTTTGATGCCAGCCGTTTAGCAGGATGCTATTTTATTGTAACTGGTTCAGGAAGATATTTTAAAAATGTAGCGAGCGAACCTGCCGAGAATCTTGGAATCGTTCGAGTTGCTGAAGATGGCAAAACACTGGAACTTTTGTGGGGGCTGGAAAACGAATGCCTTCCTACAAGCGAGTTGCCAAGTCATTTCATGAGTCATATCGCCCGTTTAGAAGTAGACCCAGATAATCGGATCGTTATGCATTGCCATGCTAGTCATCTATTAGCGATGAGTTTTACGCATGAATTAGACGAACGTTCCTTTAGTCGTACGCTATGGCAAATGTGTACGGAATGCTTAGTTGTTTTTCCAGAAGGAATTTCCATCATTCCGTGGATGGTTCCGGGAACAAATGAGATTGGGGAAGCAACAGCTGAAAAAATGAAAGAAACTCGATTGGTTTTATGGCCACAACATGGAATCTACGGGTCAGGAAAAGACATGGATGAAGTCTTTG is from Enterococcus faecium and encodes:
- a CDS encoding TRAP transporter substrate-binding protein; translated protein: MKKTSLLFAASSLSLGLLGLSGCGNNSSVATVADADVNEIVTLRFAYASNSQPVIDAMNEFGRLVKEKTDGSVQIQYFPDGQLGGERELIELTQSGAVDFTKVSASALESFSKDYSIFSVPYLFNDEEHFFKVMDNEEIMEPIYQSTKNLGFTGLTYYDSGQRSFYMVDGPIHTPEDLKGKKIRVMQSETAIKMVELLGGSPVPMGSDEVYTSLQSNLINGSENNEFVLYTAGHGGVAKYYSYDEHTRVPDIIIMNDAIKEQLTDEQEKAIEEAAKESTVFEIEAFAKAIEEEKALAQEEHGVQFNDVDNTPFREAVAPLHDIFKNDPTYKDLYQKIQEQGA
- a CDS encoding TRAP transporter small permease; this encodes MKMILNKVLEILGAVLLVGMVAVVLWQVFSRTVLGNPNTVTEELVRFGLVWFAMLSSAYVVGQKAHLAVTVLSEKLTGKKSKILEVVVQSLFLVFAAMIMVYGGWNAVTLTMGQISPSLSIPMGYVYLSVPVSGVLIIIYSLINLIDTLSNKPAIQEKI
- a CDS encoding TRAP transporter large permease; the encoded protein is MAIEAGLVLFFVFVVLLVLGMPIAISIAFSSMMTLLLVIPFDVSAFSSAQKMVGSINSFSLIAIPFFVLSGIIMNNGGIAKKLVDFAMLFVGRVPGALAHTNVLGNALFGSISSSAIAASTAIGGVLIPQQVEEGYDRKFATAVNIASAPTGMVIPPSTAFIMYSLVAGGASISALFMGGYLVGALWALGIMLVAFIVAKKNKYPVVEKGQMAHAGKIIKEAIPSLLLIVIIIGGILTGIFTAVEASAIAVIYSLLIAMFYYKTVKLKDIPNMLFQSVAMSGTIMFLLATSSMMSFAMAFTGIPQAISSLIMGVTDNKFIILLLVNLVLLLVGMFMDVAPAILIFTPIFLPIVTSVGVDPVHYGLFSIMNLCVGSITPPVGTGLYVGASVGGVKAEAMLKPLLPFYGVILVVLFLITYFPQIVMWLPNMLS
- a CDS encoding sugar phosphate isomerase/epimerase family protein, coding for MLNITIRGHDLSEVQTIEDLAEKTKEQGIHTLQLALGLSFPEIPSGANEINSGMGNYVKRVLEKQEVTVGILSCYINMIHPDLTIREELLTKFEQYLRYASSFGASMVPSETGCVLPEIQYTEENFTDEAFAEAVSVIRRLVKAGEKYQMMVGIEPGLNHPVYSLARVEQLIQAVDSDYLGIILDPTNLITSSDYQEQVQLVEEAFERFGEKICAVHLKDFRVEQEKIVPVNLGDGVIEYTKIKEIIMKNRPYLYVVLEETKDDGIRYGRSLLE
- a CDS encoding AraC family transcriptional regulator encodes the protein MLQKKISGEQVNTMVSDQYEIYHVKDVVSQNKTIYHHHDFYEIHATLKGEATFYLNGRQFTIKAGSVLLIHSNDLHRIVRQSSDVFERVYIFVTPSFLESRSTPWSNLSACFQPMGEKRSRVLQIEQEVLKQKLSFIDHPPDKKIYGEDIKYEQALVEYLIFLNQVVQKEESAQEQNAVVPNERVEQMLQYISKNLSHPLSLEEMEKQFFVSKYHITREFKKYTGFTFHQYVMKKKLIYAKHLLREYRSSSAVYSKSGFSSYPHFLKAFKREFGITPKEFLKRDTQKQLVHYEHFEDEQ
- a CDS encoding AraC family transcriptional regulator, which gives rise to MDYWEKANHSWSEDSKRVILTPTQRSRNLFFYIQEIGYFKAPIPYYTERAHLPSYLIKFTLSGKGSLTYNDNQQQLKAGDLFFIDCQEYQRYQTISEEPWEMDWIHLNGQNVQSFYQEFTKDGHNTFHSTGDPSENKIHHLITELIHMQQGTNARTDFQSSVAIHELLNELILQKYQLDFEEEDIPAYVYKLKQYLDEHFKETITLDQLEQQFLLNKYQLSKDFSKFIGSPPIDYLISKKLSYAKDLLRYTEFTVRMISEEIGIENFAYFSRLFKAKTGLSPRDFRKFS
- the rhaB gene encoding rhamnulokinase, with protein sequence MNPTFVAIDIGASSGRLMKSTRDAKGSLILEEVHRFKNGFRNKDGHDRWKIDYLIKEILIGFEKLKQTGIDRLFAGIDTWAVDYCLIDEQGDRINDPIAYRDKRTNGAVEQFSEIYSLDKLYEQTGIQIQPFNTLFQLFAEEKENLAKAHKLLLIPDYLGYVFTGNMVTEKTNASTMQLLNAGTKEWEIELLEKIGVSKELFPPLTEPGTILGDLQKEQFSKYDLPDVTFITVASHDTASAVLGTPGQGERWGYISSGTWSLLGIETKIANVSRNAFSENYTNEWGAHNTVRFLKNIMGMWLIQEVARMQEYEYSYAELAELAAKEKPLQQVMEINDPRFLNPPNMIEEIQQYCFETEQPVPVSSGAIARCVYDNLALCYAQELIKVEHLTGTKLEKLHIVGGGSNNRLLNQLTADYAGIIVEAGPSEATAIGNVAMQMLSTGQFSNIEQARNVIKQSFPCETFYPDENKQNTMEWYVNKIKGVIV
- the rhaA gene encoding L-rhamnose isomerase; the protein is MNTIERNYEQAKEKYATIGVDTDAVLEKIQDIKISMHCWQGDDVKGFLTPDGELTGGIMATGNFPGAARTPEELRQDLEKAYSLIPGKHKLNLHAIYLDTEESVDLNEIEPKHFEKWVEWAKKEEIGLDFNPTFFSHPMMKDGFTLAHPDKEVREYWIEHGKRSRKIAEYFGKETGQTSINNFWVPDGMKDNPIDRFTPRERLMESLDEIFTEELDERYVQDAVESKLFGLGAEAYTVGSHEFYMGYGLTRDKLVCLDAGHFHPTEVISNKLSSLALFSKGIMLHVSRPVRWDSDHVVLMDDELQEIAKELVRNELLEKTNIGLDFFDATINRIAAWVIGTRNTQKALLKAMLEPVERLKEMELAFDFTSRMAYTEELKDFPYADVWNYFCYKNQVPVGLDWLEEVQEYQKDVLELRK
- the rhaD gene encoding rhamnulose-1-phosphate aldolase, with the protein product MKKIDILQAPYVKEMIETTSNLYRLGWDERNGGNISYLLKEEEITPFLDPEKVIRRISMIFDASRLAGCYFIVTGSGRYFKNVASEPAENLGIVRVAEDGKTLELLWGLENECLPTSELPSHFMSHIARLEVDPDNRIVMHCHASHLLAMSFTHELDERSFSRTLWQMCTECLVVFPEGISIIPWMVPGTNEIGEATAEKMKETRLVLWPQHGIYGSGKDMDEVFGLIETAEKAAEVYTYVKAQGPILQTITDENLWHLADAFGVTPKAGYLEEVHTKAGV